From a region of the Phaseolus vulgaris cultivar G19833 chromosome 6, P. vulgaris v2.0, whole genome shotgun sequence genome:
- the LOC137833210 gene encoding uncharacterized protein has product MSTLSGTALDWFFSLPTGHITTFQQFSMMFVEQYIVNKAPPLVSYDLFDVRQYQGESLKDFLNKFRAQIVRLPGKDEEMCVHAFKKGDLLGPFSESLIRSHPATFAEIRRRVVAHIAAESEVSEKRGNMAPAKPRAQTRIQPQRVMEAVAGKRDQRTRHPYDPKKGKGKGPGKPREANRPPRYEFVMGLADLIAIPNIAARLKVPEKTIDKVLGPKPDAWCEFHKSFGHSLNSCLALGHQLAELVKCGFLKDYLLEKQAGQSSGSQTAGGEGHQHEVPVHGEIHTIAGGFSGGGCTASQRKKYARSVMSVEVFEDHSPDVDITFMRDDLRDVVPHDNDPIVISLVTAGRTVHRVLVDQGSSADVMFWSTFEKLQLSPDQLRPYGGCLYGFAGDQVEVRGYIELRTTFTDGLASRTEKIRYLIVNAPSAYNILLGRPTLNRTGVVPSTRHKKVKLPSMEGMIITICFDQKEAKKCYENSLKNKRSVCHVTTTPPPNVEPEPKNRRVVDVALEVAVEGDVPDVPMEDIETRSESAARVEEERSCPETARESGIARALIASERRPQPVEEWLEKKINDKTFKLGKTLDNETQDQIARVISRHLDAFAWSASDIPGIAPISCAIVDSCRFAVKLI; this is encoded by the coding sequence atgagcacactcaGTGGAACAGCGCTGGACTGGTTCTTCAGTTTgcctactggccacattaccacgtttcAGCAGTTTTCCATGATGttcgttgagcagtacatagtgaataaggcaccgccgttggtgtcttatgatttgttcgacgtaaggcagtaccaaggggagtcgctgaaggatTTCTTGAACAAATTCAGAGCTCAAATAGTCCGCTTGCCAGGTaaagatgaagagatgtgtgtacatgccttcaaaaagggcgatTTGCTTGGGCCCTTTAGTGAGTCGCTTATTAGGTCTCACCCAGCCACGTTCGCTGAAATTCGGCGACGTgttgtggctcacatcgccgctgaGAGCGAAGTCTCAGAGAAAAGAGGAAATATGGCCCCAGCTAAGCCACGCGCTCAGAcaaggatccagccacagagggtcaTGGAAGCGGTggcgggaaagagggatcagaggacgcGCCATCCTTATGACCCAAAGAAAGGTAAGGGAAAGGGGCCAGGGAAGCCCAGAGAGGCTAATCGCCCGCCAAGGTATGAATTCGtgatggggttggcggacctgatcgccatcccaaatATCGCGGCCAGGCTCAAAGTACCTGAGAAAACAAtagacaaggtgttgggaccaaaaccagacgcatggtgtgagttccacaagagctttggccactctctcaactcgtgtttggctttggggCACCAGCTCGCCGAGTTGGTCAAATGTGGGTTCTTGAAGGATTACTTGTTGGAGAAGCAAGCGGGCCAATCATCAGGCTCCCAAACGGCGGGTGGCGAGGGACATCAGCACGAGGTACCCgttcacggcgagatccacaccatagctggtggattctcgggtggcgggtgcaccgcgtcacagcgaaagaagtacgcaaggtctgtgatgtcagtggaagtttttgaagaccactcgcccgacgtggacatcacgttcatgAGGGACGACcttagggatgttgtgcctcacgacaatgACCCTATCGTGATCTCGCTCGTCACGGCAGGAAGGACTGTTCATCGAGTGCTGGTcgatcaaggaagttcggcagatgtgatgttctggtcgactttTGAGAAGCTACAACTATCccctgaccagctgaggccctatggggGCTGCCTATACGGTTTCGCCggcgaccaggtggaagtcagggggtatattgagttaaggacgacgttcacagatggCCTGGCCTCGCGcacagagaagatcaggtatctcATTGTGAATGCTCCGtcggcatacaacatcctgttggggaggccaacactcaacaggacaggagttgtgccttcaacaaggcacaAGAAGGTCAAGCTACCATCAATGGAAGGGATGATCATCACCATCTGTTttgaccaaaaggaggcgaagaagtgctacgaaaacagcctcaagaacaagagatctgtatgccacgtaaccacaacgccgccCCCGAACGTGGAGCCTGAGCCGAAGAACCGGCGAGTTGTGGATGTGGCGTTGGAGGTGGCCGTCGAGGGCGATGTGCCCGATGTGCCAATGGAAGATATTGAGACGAGGTCTGAGAGCGCCGCTCGGGTGGAGGAAGAGAGAAGCTGCCCCGAGACCGCCAGGGAGTCAGGTATCGCAAGGGCACTGATCGCGAGCGAGAGAAGGCCTCAGCCGGTGGAGGaatggcttgagaagaagatcaacgacAAGACGTTTAAACTGGGGAAAACCTTAGACAACGAGACACAAGACCAAATCGCCAGGGTTATAAGTagacatctggatgcgtttgcatggtctgcttctgACATTCCGGGAATtgccccgatttcttgtgccatcgttgatagttgtcgttttgctgtcaaattaatatga
- the LOC137833211 gene encoding uncharacterized protein — protein MSTLVGTTFNWFINLPDGHMTSFAQFSTLFREQNIANRAPPTVSYDLFDVRQYQGEFLKDFLNCFGAQVVRLNTRDENIMVHAFRKEIVPGPFSESLIKSRPKTFGEIKCRAVAYIVAEGEVNEKRTCVVSTRLREPSRPQPMRVHEATTKKRAPVKQQPYEPRKPQTSGCTRENVPPRHNFLVEFKELIFVPNIAERLKMLAKTDKRLGPNKNAWCEFHQAFSHPIRNCLALGHQLDELVKNGFLKDYLMESQGAQTLTAPGGDQGHETPVLCEINTLSRGFSGGGCTAY, from the coding sequence atgagcacgctgGTGGGAACAACGTTCAATTGGTTCATCAACCTCCCTGATGGGCACATGACATCGTTCGCACAGTTTTCTACGTTGTTCAGGGAGCAGAACATCGCCAATCGGGCTCCCCCAACGGTCTCTTACGATCTTTTCGACGTAAgacaatatcagggagagttcCTGAAGGATTTCCTCAACTGttttggggcacaagtggtgaGACTGAACACAAGGGATGAGAACATAATGGTGCACGCTTTCAGGAAGGAGATCGTGCCGGGACCCTtcagtgagtcgctcatcaAGAGTCGCCCTAAGACTTTCGGCGAGATCAAGTGTCGAGCGGTGGCTTATATTGTCGCGGAAGGAGAAGTCAACGAGAAGCGCACATGCGTTGTCTCTACACGCCTGCGAGAGCCAAGTCGACCTCAGCCCATGAGGGTACATGAGGCAACGACAAAGAAAAGGGCCCCAGTGAAGCAGCAGCCCTACGAGCCCAGGAAGCCCCAAACTAGTGGGTGCACGAGGGAGAATGTGCCACCAAGGCACAACTTCCTAGTGGAATTCAAGGAGCTGATCTTTGTCCCCAACATAGCGGAGAGATTGAAGATGCTCGCAAAGACTGACAAGAGGTTGGGGCCTAACAAgaacgcctggtgcgagttccaccaagcgttTAGCCACCCCATACGCAACTGTTTAGCGCTTGGACACCAGTTAGACGAGCTAgtgaagaatggtttcttgAAGGACTACTTGATGGAGTCACAGGGAGCCCAGACCTTGACAGCACCAGGAGGAGATCAGGGCCACGAGACGCCCGTTCTTTGCGAGATCAACACCCTTTCgaggggtttctcaggtggaggATGCACCGCTTATTAG
- the LOC137833212 gene encoding uncharacterized protein, which translates to MMIEAQEEDQALDVDLVFTKADLRDVVPHDNDPVVISVVTAGRNVHRVLVDQGSSADVMFWQTFNKLQLSPDQLRPYTGCLYGFAGDQVEVRRHLELRTTFTYGIASRTENIRYLVMNAPSAYKILLGRPALNRLRAVASTRHVKMKLLDLGGTMITIKSDQKEAKRCYENSLKTKRGMFTVTTRAPSEEEVARAEIALEWEIGGKMFKLGKSLGQGTQD; encoded by the coding sequence ATGATGATAGAGGCGCAAGAGGAAGATCAGGCCCTTGACGTCGACCTTGTCTTTACCAAGGCCGACCTCCGAGATGTCGTCCCCCACGACAATGACCCAGTGGTGATCTCAGTAGTGACCGCGGGGAGAAATGTACACCGTGtcctggtggaccagggaagctcagccgacgtgatgttctggcaaactttcaacaagctgcagttgTCTCCTGATCAACTAAGGCCTTACACTGGctgtttgtatggttttgcgggagaccaggtggaggtgcgtaGGCACCTAGAGCTGAGAACCACCTTCACATATGGTATTGCCTCCCGCACAGAGaacatcaggtaccttgtcATGAACGCCCCCTCAGCTTACAAAATATTGTTGGGTAGACCTGCACTGAACAGGCTGAGGGCGGTAGCATCGACAAGGCACGTGAAGATGAAGCTGCTTGACTTGGGGGGAACgatgatcaccatcaagtcagaccagaaggaggctaaaagatgctacgagaatagcctcaaaACGAAGAGAGGAATGTTCACAGTCACCACCCGGGCACCAAGTGAAGAAGAGGTCGCCCGTGCAGAGATCGCCCTGGAGTGGGAGATCGGAGGCAAGATGTTCAAACTTGGCAAATCACTAGGCCAAGGGACGCAGGACTAG